In Citrus sinensis cultivar Valencia sweet orange chromosome 4, DVS_A1.0, whole genome shotgun sequence, one DNA window encodes the following:
- the LOC102608352 gene encoding trans-Golgi network-localized SYP41-interacting protein 1, which produces MSENYESNGPDNSESSVNREEGDVVGMNSVESKDDLFLDASDDLDDARNADNRESVASNEAEPSYSEENIVVSLKENQNQNHLVETDVGSGSNHELERLRNLLEKTVRERDSIEKDYKEERENFARELANLRHQLKVLTNKDGELAEGFSEKEFGESDGKRQVGDAPLHELLSECSQFLRSALEERSKNESAIREINAVLYKKDREIEHLNAKVAEILVSHDVAAAYLNSAAGITSEAQIEKDQYVEVVADRMLSYLAMVVYQGELMDSSISGKISHVEQSTYMLIEKYNQMLYEIYQLGQCLSKPDPELRVQEQFETVFAAARDELLNLKRREEESVENLSHLENENRKLVEQAEKEREMVEAVNAELSKTKTELEHEKMKCTGTKEKLSLAVTKGKALVQQRDSLKQSLADKTIELEKCLAELQEKSSALQAAELSKEEFIKTENLVASLQETLQQSNLMLEKSEEVLAQIDIPEELQSLDMVERIKWLVSERHELKGISLDFYKLKDAVSLIDVPETGSFSDLESRLAWLKESFYQAKDEANVLLDQLNRMKEAARNEIDRLSASLSAELQEKDYIQKELNDLLCKYEEIVEKANKISLEKDHMVRVLLKESGTSMEDQDVASQTSSDPTAIISKCIGKIREQTCASSDTSGADSEMLQTMQSLLYVSYQELILCQQILEEDALVRLQLNDLSNKLRVASEEFGALKEEKESQQKDLERSEEKSALLREKLSMAVKKGKGLFQDRENLKLQLDEKNSEIEKLKLNLQEQESTISECRDQINRLSNDLDCIRKMEADLIAMKDERNQFEHFLLESNNMLQKVLETVDRIILPVNSVFKEPLEKVNWIASYINECHDTKTQLEQELGNVKQEASALASELAETQSTMKSLEAALSVAEDKITQLADEKRQVEVGKKNVEEELEKAIEEAHIQTSKFAEACASRKSLEDEMSVAKNNMSVLICEKEEAQASGAAAVVELEQVREEFASQTSKLTEAYKTIKSLEDSLAQVEANVAMLTEQNKEEAQASGAAAVLELEQVREEFVSQTSKLTEAYTTIKSLEDALSQVEANVAVLTEQNNVLQVGKTTLENELQMLKDEAGSQAVKLADAHTTIKSMEDALLKAKNDISVLEGEKRISDQEVSALNSKLNACRDELAGTIGSLESRSVELIGHLNDLQMHMKDERLLSAVKSCFEQKIEGLQNMELIVEDIRIGVVGKGSAVTEGNSDVTKSFIDDIDNIEMYDNEVTVLDADDITSCFRKTAEGFQMRTKILTDTFEHFSVSIDEFIAALLRKLQTTRDEVVRMTQCMDSLRGKVKNLEGCKQEHEEAMVLLQNDATVLLSACIDATRELQFEVKNNLLELNSVPELENLNRGFSQPESKVDGDDTTDHQKSLHGNRYHEAAENLLFSARKAQPLAKLFEMTSTVAASTIQDLQKKLQDTTTAYEKVKDERDLHQNKVSKLESDVDALEHSCKELRLKVEDLEAKEEKLKENEAKISLLYDRLSRKEQEAEGLFLSPLQIRKLVDKISGIEIPYAESAGDEEPESSAIVKKLFSIINSATKLPHQIDLLEHEKQELQSILSTQTAEIEHLKGEVETHIRNKPDLEKTKIEFAEFTFGLEKIVNMLESNEFVVNQKSSGSKGLLAVLEKQIMTLHSDAENSKSKVQELGNKLLESQKEVDDLTTKVDLLEESLHGRRDQPEIVQERSIFEASSLPTGSEISEVEDVMQGTLGQKTISPVPSAAHTRTMRKGSTDHLTINIDSESARLINSEETDEDKGHVFKSLNTLGLIPRQGKMVADRIDGIWVSGGRLLMSRPGTRLGLIAYSLLLHIWLLGTIL; this is translated from the exons ATGTCAGAGAATTACGAATCAAACGGTCCAGATAATTCCGAATCGTCGGTTAATCGG GAAGAGGGAGATGTGGTTGGTATGAATTCGGTTGAGAGTAAAGACGATTTGTTTCTTGATGCATCAGACGATTTAGATGATGCCAGAAATGCTGATAATAGAGAGTCGGTTGCAAGTAACGAAGCTGAGCCATCCTATTCTGAGGAAAATATTGTTGTTAGTTTGAAagagaatcagaatcagaatcaccTTGTTGAAACTGACGTTGGCTCTGGAAGTAATCATGAGCTGGAACGTCTGCGAAATTTGTTGGAAAAGACAGTCCGTGAGAGAGATAGTATTGAGAAGGATTATAAG GAGGAAAGAGAGAATTTTGCAAGAGAACTAGCTAATCTTAGACATCAGCTTAAGGTTTTGACTAATAAAGATGGTGAATTGGCTGAGGGTTTTAGTGAGAAAGAGTTTGGGGAAAGTGATGGAAAGAGACAGGTGGGTGATGCCCCATTGCATGAATTGCTGAGTGAATGCTCACAGTTTCTTAGAAGTGCTTTGGAAGAGCGTTCAAAGAATGAGAGTGCAATTAGGGAAATTAATGCCGTTCTATATAAGAAGGATCGAGAGATTGAGCATCTTAATGCAAAAGTTGCTGAAATTTTGGTATCGCATGATGTAGCTGCTGCTTATTTGAATTCAGCTGCAGGTATAACGTCTGAGGCTCAGATTGAAAAGGACCAGTATGTTGAGGTTGTTGCAGATAGGATGTTGTCTTATCTTGCAATGGTAGTTTATCAGGGGGAGTTGATGGATAGTTCGATTAGTGGGAAAATATCTCATGTTGAGCAAAGCACATATATGTTGATTGAAAAGTATAATCAGATgctttatgaaatttatcaaCTGGGCCAGTGTTTGTCGAAGCCTGACCCTGAACTTAGAGTGCAAGAGCAGTTTGAGACTGTCTTTGCTGCTGCCCGTGATGAGTTACTCAATCTCAAAAGAAGGGAAGAGGAATCGGTTGAAAATCTAAGCcatttagaaaatgaaaatagaaaattagttGAACAAGCTGAGAAAGAAAGGGAAATGGTTGAGGCAGTGAATGCAGAACTTTCCAAAACGAAGACAGAACTTGAGCATGAGAAGATGAAGTGTACTGGTACCAAAGAAAAGCTTAGCTTAGCTGTGACAAAAGGGAAGGCATTGGTTCAGCAGCGGGACTCACTGAAGCAGTCTTTGGCTGATAAAACAATTGAGCTTGAGAAATGCCTAGCTGAATTGCAAGAAAAATCCAGTGCCCTACAGGCTGCTGAATTAAGCAAAGAAGAGTTCATCAAAACCGAAAATTTGGTTGCATCATTGCAAGAAACACTCCAGCAGAGTAATTTGATGCTTGAAAAATCTGAAGAAGTCCTCGCTCAGATTGATATACCTGAGGAACTTCAATCATTGGATATGGTGGAGAGAATCAAATGGCTTGTGAGTGAGAGACATGAACTGAAGGGAATTTCTCTGGACTTCTACAAATTGAAAGATGCTGTTTCTTTAATTGATGTGCCTGAAACCGGTTCATTTTCTGATCTGGAATCTCGCTTGGCATGGCTTAAGGAATCATTTTATCAGGCCAAAGATGAAGCAAATGTTTTGCTAGATCAACTTAATAGAATGAAGGAAGCTGCACGTAATGAAATAGACCGCTTAAGCGCTTCACTGTCTGCTGAATTACAAGAGAAAGATTATATTCAAAAGGAGTTGAATGACCTACTATGCAAATATGAAGAAATTGTTGAAAAGGCCAACAAAATCTCATTGGAGAAAGATCATATGGTGAGGGTTTTACTAAAGGAATCCGGAACATCAATGGAAGACCAAGATGTTGCCTCTCAGACTTCTTCTGATCCGACCGCAATAATTTCTAAATGCATTGGGAAGATAAGAGAACAAACTTGTGCCTCTTCTGATACTTCTGGCGCTGATTCTGAAATGCTCCAAACAATGCAAAGTCTCTTGTATGTTAGTTACCAGGAGTTGATTCTGTGCCAGCAAATACTTGAGGAAGATGCACTGGTCAGATTGCAGTTGAATGAtctatcaaataaattaagagtGGCATCTGAAGAATTTGGTGCACTGAAGGAGGAAAAGGAATCCCAGCAGAAAGATCTTGAACGATCAGAGGAGAAATCTGCTTTGCTAAGGGAGAAGTTATCCATGGCAGTTAAGAAAGGCAAGGGATTGTTTCAAGATCGAGAGAACTTGAAACTTCAACTAGATGAGAAGAACTCAGAGAttgagaaattgaagctcaatTTGCAGGAGCAAGAATCTACAATTTCTGAGTGCAGGGATCAGATCAATAGATTGTCAAATGATTTAGATTGCATCCGAAAGATGGAGGCTGATCTCATTGCTATGAAAGATGAGCGGAATCAGTTTGAGCACTTTTTGTTGGAGAGCAATAATATGCTTCAGAAAGTACTTGAAACTGTTGATCGCATCATTCTTCCTGTTAATTCAGTCTTCAAAGAGCCATTAGAAAAGGTCAATTGGATTGCAAGTTACATCAATGAATGCCATGATACCAAGACACAATTGGAGCAAGAGTTGGGAAATGTAAAACAGGAAGCCAGTGCATTGGCTAGCGAGTTAGCAGAAACCCAATCAACTATGAAGTCACTGGAGGCTGCACTGTCAGTTGCGGAGGATAAGATTACTCAGCTTGCTGACGAAAAGAGGCAAGTAGAAGTTGGCAAGAAAAATGTTGAAGAAGAGTTGGAGAAAGCAATAGAGGAAGCTCATATCCAAACTAGCAAGTTTGCAGAAGCTTGTGCAAGCAGGAAGTCACTTGAAGATGAGATGTCAGTGGCAAAGAATAATATGTCGGTGCTAATCTGTGAGAAAGAGGAGGCTCAAGCTAGCGGAGCTGCTGCAGTAGTAGAACTAGAGCAAGTAAGAGAGGAATTTGCTTCTCAGACCAGTAAACTAACGGAGGcatataaaacaataaagtCTCTTGAAGATTCCCTGGCCCAGGTAGAAGCCAATGTAGCAATGCtgactgaacaaaataaagaagaggctCAGGCTAGCGGAGCTGCGGCAGTGTTAGAACTAGAGCAAGTAAGAGAGGAATTTGTTTCTCAGACGAGCAAACTAACAGAGGCTTATACAACAATAAAGTCTCTTGAAGATGCCCTATCCCAGGTCGAAGCCAATGTAGCAGTGCtgactgaacaaaataatgttTTACAAGTTGGCAAAACCACATTGGAGAATGAGCTGCAGATGCTGAAAGATGAGGCAGGCTCCCAGGCTGTTAAGCTGGCAGATGCGCATACAACTATAAAATCAATGGAAGATGCACTGTTGAAGGCAAAGAATGATATTTCTGTCCTTGAAggtgaaaaaagaatttctgACCAGGAGGTATCAGCACTTAATTCCAAGTTGAATGCATGCAGGGATGAGCTGGCTGGAACAATTGGCAGCTTAGAGAGCAGGTCGGTTGAGCTTATTGGACATCTTAATGATCTTCAAATGCATATGAAAGATGAGAGGTTGTTATCTGCAGTGAAATCGTGTTTTGAGCAGAAAATTGAGGGCTTGCAAAATATGGAACTCATTGTTGAAGATATAAGAATTGGTGTTGTTGGCAAGGGTTCAGCCGTTACTGAG GGAAATTCAGATGTGACTAAATCCTTCATAGATGACATTGACAACATTGAGATGTATGATAATGAGGTGACAGTATTAGATGCCGATGATATAACTTCATGTTTTAGAAAGACTGCTGAAGGGTTCCAGATGAGAACCAAAATCCTTACGGACACGTTCGAACATTTCTCTGTTTCTATCGATGAGTTTATTGCTGCTCTATTGAGAAAACTGCAGACAACAAGGGATGAAGTTGTAAGAATGACTCAGTGCATGGATTCTTTAAGAGGAAAAGTTAAGAACTTGGAGGGGTGTAAACAGGAGCATGAGGAAGCTATGGTGCTGTTACAAAATGATGCTACAGTTTTATTGTCTGCTTGTATTGATGCTACAAGGGAACTGCAGTTTGAAGTCAAGAATAATCTACTAGAACTGAACTCTGTTCCGGAGCTTGAAAATTTGAACCGTGGTTTTTCTCAGCCAGAGAGCAAAGTTGATGGAGATGATACAACAGATCATCAGAAAAGCCTGCATGGCAACCGATACCATGAGGCAGcagaaaatttgttattttctgCAAGGAAAGCTCAGCCTCTTGCTAAATTATTTGAGATGACCAGTACTGTCGCAGCCTCTACAATTCAAGATTTGCAGAAGAAACTGCAAGACACCACAACAGCTTATGAAAAAGTTAAAGATGAAAGGGATCTACACCAAAATAAGGTTTCCAAGTTGGAGAGTGATGTAGATGCCTTAGAACACTCTTGTAAAGAGCTGAGGCTGAAAGTAGAGGATCTTGAAGCCAAAGAGGAAAAGTTGAaggaaaatgaagcaaaaattTCATTGTTATATGATAGATTGTCAAGGAAAGAACAAG AGGCAGAAGGCCTTTTCCTGTCACCTTTGCAGATAAGAAAACTTGTTGACAAAATATCTGGGATTGAAATCCCTTATGCAGAGTCAGCTGGAGATGAGGAACCTGAAAGTTCAGCTATTGTGAAGAAACTATTTTCAATTATCAATAGTGCAACTAAGTTGCCACATCAAATAGATTTATTAGAGCATGAGAAACAAGAACTGCAGTCAATCCTATCAACTCAAACTGCTGAAATTGAACATCTGAAGGGAGAAGTTGAAACACACATTAGAAATAAGCCGGACTTAGAAAAGACGAAAATAGAGTTTGCTGAGTTCACATTTGGTTTggaaaaaattgttaatatGCTGGAAAGTAATGAATTTGTTGTCAACCAAAAATCTTCTGGATCAAAGGGGCTCTTAGCAGTACTAGAGAAGCAGATTATGACCCTGCATTCAGACgctgaaaattcaaaatccaaaGTCCAAGAACTTGGTAACAAGTTGCTTGAGAGCCAAAAAGAAGTTGATGACTTGACAACAAAGGTAGATTTACTTGAAGAATCACTTCATGGCAGGAGAGATCAGCCAGAGATAGTCCAGGAAAGGAGCATCTTTGAAGCATCTTCACTGCCCACTGGGTCAGAAATATCTGAAGTTGAAGATGTG ATGCAGGGAACACTTGGGCAGAAAACAATCTCTCCTGTTCCCTCCGCTGCTCACACAAGAACTATGCGGAAGGGATCCACTGACCATCTTACAATCAATATTGATTCTGAATCTGCTCGTCTGATTAACAGCGAGGAAACTGACGAGGACAAAG GCCATGTATTCAAGTCTCTTAACACATTGGGTCTAATTCCAAGACAAGGAAAGATGGTTGCAGACCGGATAGACGGAATTTG GGTATCTGGTGGTCGACTTTTGATGAGTCGACCGGGAACAAGACTAGGTCTTATTGCCTACAGCCTTTTATTGCATATTTGGCTACTGGGAACCATTTTGTAA
- the LOC102607856 gene encoding uncharacterized protein LOC102607856 isoform X1 has protein sequence MGSLAINHCSTVTYRASNRHPLCPDSASMRAKFIGLHNAGKSHNVLKFRMRTFASKKSVKKLKRDRQLRLAEKGNGVADRSGTEDDYVKDESKESTDDNFTSQTLVTIPSRSNVLQACTVTCGLITALGVIIRQGSHVASLEGLPFLDGSTEVTFDFELWHLELITGLVVLVSSCRYLLLKTWPDFAKSSEAANQQVLTSLEPLDYLVVAFLPGISEELLFRGALLPLFGMDWKSVLAVATVFGALHLGSGRKYSFAVWATFVGFAYGYATSVSKSIVVPMASHALNNLVGGILWRYTSKSPK, from the exons ATGGGATCACTGGCTATAAACCATTGCAGCACCGTAACATACCGTGCTTCTAACCGCCACCCACTTTGTCCAGATTCTGCCTCGATGA GAGCAAAGTTTATTGGCCTTCATAACGCTGGAAAATCACATAAC GTTTTAAAATTTCGGATGAGGACTTTTGCAAGTAAGAAGTCGGTGAAGAAACTCAAAAGAGATAGGCAATTGCGTTTGGCTGAAAAAGGCAATGGGGTAGCAGATAGGTCCGGCACTGAAGATGATTATGTTAAAGATGAAAGTAAGGAGTCTACTGATGATAATTTCACCTCACAGACATTAGTAACTATTCCTTCCAGAAGTAATGTCCTCCAAGCATGCACAGTCACATGTGGGTTGATAACTGCTTTGGGTGTAATAATCCGACAG GGATCTCATGTTGCCTCTTTGGAAGGACTGCCATTTCTTGACGGCTCTACGGAAGTAACAT TTGATTTTGAGCTATGGCATCTTGAGTTGATAACAGGGTTAGTTGTACTCGTATCATCGTGCCGATATCTATTATTGAAGACATGGCCAGATTTTGCCAAGTCTAGTGAAGCAGCCAATCAACAG GTACTTACTTCTCTTGAACCTTTGGATTACTTAGTTGTTGCTTTTTTGCCTGGTATTAGTGAG GAACTCCTCTTCCGTGGTGCACTGCTACCACTTTTTGGAATGGATTGGAAGAGTGTCTTGGCAGTCGCAACCGTATTTGGTGCTCTACACTTGGGCAGTGGTCGAAAGTACTCCTTTGCTGTCTG GGCAACGTTTGTTGGCTTCGCATATGGCTACGCGACAAGTGTATCCAAGAGCATTGTCGTGCCAATGGCTTCTCATGCTTTGAATAATTTGGTTGGAGGAATTTTGTGGCGCTACACATCAAAATCACCAAAGTAG
- the LOC102607856 gene encoding uncharacterized protein LOC102607856 isoform X2, whose protein sequence is MGSLAINHCSTVTYRASNRHPLCPDSASMRAKFIGLHNAGKSHNVLKFRMRTFASKKSVKKLKRDRQLRLAEKGNGVADRSGTEDDYVKDESKESTDDNFTSQTLVTIPSRSNVLQACTVTCGLITALGVIIRQGSHVASLEGLPFLDGSTEVTFDFELWHLELITGLVVLVSSCRYLLLKTWPDFAKSSEAANQQVLTSLEPLDYLVVAFLPGISEELLFRGALLPLFGMDWKSVLAVATVFGALHLGSGRKYSFAVCHHLRLPLSGQRLLASHMATRQVYPRALSCQWLLML, encoded by the exons ATGGGATCACTGGCTATAAACCATTGCAGCACCGTAACATACCGTGCTTCTAACCGCCACCCACTTTGTCCAGATTCTGCCTCGATGA GAGCAAAGTTTATTGGCCTTCATAACGCTGGAAAATCACATAAC GTTTTAAAATTTCGGATGAGGACTTTTGCAAGTAAGAAGTCGGTGAAGAAACTCAAAAGAGATAGGCAATTGCGTTTGGCTGAAAAAGGCAATGGGGTAGCAGATAGGTCCGGCACTGAAGATGATTATGTTAAAGATGAAAGTAAGGAGTCTACTGATGATAATTTCACCTCACAGACATTAGTAACTATTCCTTCCAGAAGTAATGTCCTCCAAGCATGCACAGTCACATGTGGGTTGATAACTGCTTTGGGTGTAATAATCCGACAG GGATCTCATGTTGCCTCTTTGGAAGGACTGCCATTTCTTGACGGCTCTACGGAAGTAACAT TTGATTTTGAGCTATGGCATCTTGAGTTGATAACAGGGTTAGTTGTACTCGTATCATCGTGCCGATATCTATTATTGAAGACATGGCCAGATTTTGCCAAGTCTAGTGAAGCAGCCAATCAACAG GTACTTACTTCTCTTGAACCTTTGGATTACTTAGTTGTTGCTTTTTTGCCTGGTATTAGTGAG GAACTCCTCTTCCGTGGTGCACTGCTACCACTTTTTGGAATGGATTGGAAGAGTGTCTTGGCAGTCGCAACCGTATTTGGTGCTCTACACTTGGGCAGTGGTCGAAAGTACTCCTTTGCTGTCTG TCATCATCTTCGTTTACCTCTTTCAGGGCAACGTTTGTTGGCTTCGCATATGGCTACGCGACAAGTGTATCCAAGAGCATTGTCGTGCCAATGGCTTCTCATGCTTTGA
- the LOC102607562 gene encoding regulator of G-protein signaling 1, which translates to MAGSGCAVKGGCPTDYIALAIASLFFILLLARFILPFVVHKVPRTKSSGFWIPVIQVFASFNLLLSLVLSDNFLKFQRRRWWQSCYIWGVWIEGPLGFGLLMSCRIAQAFQLYYIFVRKHLPPIRSYVFLPLVLMPWLIAATFIQVMRPLNDRCHMRVHWIIPFLFLHVVYVASLVGFMAAIRHIEFRFDELRDLWQGIIVSASSIGLWVFAYLLNEIHDDISWLQVASRFLLLVMGGILVVVFFSISSSEPLLSQISLRKREPKEFETMGQALGIPDSGLLLRREPTPVIDPNEPLDKLLLNKKFRQSFMAFADSCLAGESVHFFEEVHEHGKIPVDDHVRRIYMARHIIEKYIVAGASMEVNISHRTRQEILTTSNLARPDLFNNAINELMQLVKMNLAKDYWSSMFFIKLKEEASMRATGHELEQMGWNFSPRWSSVHCADDPFHDEQFSKGSEHSSHDLDP; encoded by the exons ATGGCAGGCTCAGGCTGTGCTGTCAAAGGCGGCTGCCCCACCGATTACATAGCCCTCGCCATCGCTTCCCTCTTCTTCATTCT GCTTCTAGCAAGGTTCATATTACCCTTTGTCGTTCACAAGGTTCCTCGTACCAAAAGCAGTGGCTTTTGGATTCCGGTGATTCAAGTCTTTGCCAGCTTTAACCTTCTGTTATCTTTAGTG CTGTCCGACAATTTCTTGAAATTTCAAAGGAGGCGTTGGTGGCAGTCTTGCTACATCTGGGGAG TCTGGATTGAAGGTCCTTTAGGATTTGGTTTGCTGATGAGCTGTCGCATAGCACAGGCCTTCCAactttattacatttttgtcAG GAAGCATTTACCACCTATCAGATCATATGTTTTTCTACCCCTAGTTCTCATGCCATGGCTTATTGCTGCTACAT TTATCCAAGTGATGAGGCCTCTCAACGATCGGTGCCACATGAGAGTTCATTGGATCATTCCATTCTTGTTCCTCCATGTAGTATATGTTGCCTCTTTGGTTGGATTCATGGCAGCAATTCGGCATATAGAGTTTAGGTTTGATGAACTAAGGGACCTCTGGCAGGGAATAATAGTTTCAGCCTCATCTATTG GTTTATGGGTTTTTGCCTACCTTTTGAATGAAATTCATGATGATATCTCATGGCTTCAAGTTGCATCCAGGTTCCTGCTGTTGGTTATG GGAGGCATTCTTGTAGTGGTTTTTTTCTCTATATCAAGTTCAGAGCCTCTACTTTCGCAAATCAGCTTAAGGAAAAGGGAACCTaaagaatttgaaacaatGGGTCAGGCTCTGGGAATACCTGATAGCGGACTGCTATTGCGAAGAGAACCTACTCCTGTCATAGATCCTAACGAACCACTGGATAAGCTTCTTCTCAACAAGAAGTTCAGGCAGTCCTTTATGGCATTTGCTGACAG TTGTTTGGCAGGAGAGAGTGTTCATTTCTTTGAGGAAGTGCATGAACATGGAAAAATTCCAGTAGACGATCATGTCAGAAGGATTTACATGGCACGGCATATTATTGAGAAGTACATTGTTGCAG GTGCTTCAATGGAGGTGAATATATCTCATCGAACCCGGCAAGAAATTTTAACTACTTCCAATCTAGCACGCCCTGATCTCTTTAATAACGCCATAAATGAGCTAATGCAGCTGGTGAAAATG AACTTGGCAAAAGATTACTGGTCATCCATGTTCTTCATCAAGTTAAAAGAAGAAGCCAGCATGAGAGCAACTGGCCATGAGCTGGAACAGATGGGCTGGAATTTCTCTCCTAGGTGGAGTTCTGTACATTGTGCTGATGATCCCTTTCACGACGAACAGTTTTCCAAGGGCTCAGAACATAGTAGTCATGATTTAGACCCATGA
- the LOC102621211 gene encoding very-long-chain 3-oxoacyl-CoA reductase-like protein At1g24470, protein MSPIINFINQLITISRRQQQQPWLVVLPVSALGFIILLKHSMSLLKCIYITFLRQPKNLKSYGSWALITGATDGIGKAFAHQLAQHGLNLILVSRNHNKLEKISNEIQAENPNTQINIVEYDFSCDVVSAGNIKAIEMAIDGLEVGVLINNVGITYPKAMFFHEVDEKEWMDIVRVNLEGTTRVTKAVLTGMMRRKKGAIVNIGSGAAIVVPSHPLFAIYAATKAYIDQLSRSLYVEYQRFGIDVQCQVPLYVATKMASSVASVTKQTLFVPSPEDYARAAIRCIGYEPRCTPYWAHSVQWCFARLLPDSLLDAWRLSIGIRRRGINADLI, encoded by the exons ATGTCaccaattattaatttcatcaatCAACTTATCACAATATCCCGgcggcagcagcagcaaccaTGGCTAGTTGTTCTTCCAGTAAGTGCACTCGGTTTCATCATCCTCCTCAAACACTCGATGTCTCTTCTAAAATGTATCTACATCACATTTCTAAGACAACCCAAAAACCTCAAGAGCTATGGTTCTTGGGCTCTCATCACTGGCGCCACTGACGGCATTGGCAAAGCATTTGCTCATCAACTAGCACAGCACGGCCTAAACCTAATCTTAGTCAGCAGAAACCACAACAAGCTCGAGAAAATCTCAAACGAAATCCAGGCCGAAAATCCCAACACCCAGATCAACATTGTCGAGTATGATTTCTCTTGCGACGTCGTTTCAGCCGGTAATATTAAGGCGATAGAGATGGCCATTGATGGGCTTGAAGTTGGTGTTTTGATCAACAACGTGGGAATTACATACCCCAAAGCCATGTTTTTTCATGAGGTTGATGAGAAAGAGTGGATGGATATTGTTAGGGTTAATCTGGAGGGCACAACTAGGGTCACCAAAGCAGTTTTAACAGGGATGATGAGGAGGAAGAAAGGTGCTATTGTTAATATTGGTTCTGGTGCTGCCATTGTTGTGCCTTCACATCCTCTTTTTGCTATCTATGCTGCTACAAAAGC GTACATCGATCAACTCTCGAGATCACTGTATGTGGAATACCAAAGATTTGGAATTGATGTGCAGTGTCAG GTACCGTTATATGTTGCAACAAAGATGGCGTCCAGTGTAGCGTCGGTAACGAAGCAAACGCTGTTTGTACCATCGCCAGAAGATTATGCACGAGCTGCAATTCGCTGCATTGGGTATGAACCGCGGTGCACCCCTTATTGGGCTCACTCGGTACAATGGTGCTTCGCTCGCTTGCTCCCTGATTCCCTTCTTGATGCTTGGCGTCTCTCTATAGGAATCCGCCGGAGAGGAATTAATGCTGACCTGATCTGA
- the LOC102607263 gene encoding very-long-chain 3-oxoacyl-CoA reductase 1-like has protein sequence MESCFLNTLKTQPLWLLALFTIGSLSVLRLAFVILNWVYVNFLRPAKNLRKYGSWALVTGPTDGIGKSFAFQLAKTGLNLVLVGRNPDKLKDVSDSIQAKYAKTQIKSVVVDFSGDLDEGVERIKEAIEGLDVGVLINNVGISYPYARFFHEVDQVLLKNLIKVNVEGTTKVTQAVLPGMLKRKKGAIVNIGSGAAIVIPSDPLYSVYAATKAYIDQFSRSLYVEYRKSGIDVQCQVPLYVATKMASIKRSSFFVPSTDVYARAAVRWIGYEPCCTPYWPHSFIWGVLSILPEKLIDAGRLQFSIGIRKRGQLKDARKKE, from the exons atggAGTCTTGCTTTCTTAATACTCTCAAGACTCAACCTTTATGGCTTCTTGCTTTGTTCACTATTGGTTCTCTTTCAGTTTTGAGGCTTGCTTTCGTCATTCTCAACTGGGTTTATGTTAATTTCCTTAGACCTGCTAAGAATTTGAGAAAGTACGGCTCTTGGGCTCTGGTGACCGGACCAACCGATGGAATTGGCAAAAGTTTTGCTTTTCAGTTGGCTAAGACTGGTCTTAATCTGGTTCTGGTTGGTCGTAATCCTGATAAATTGAAAGATGTTTCGGATTCTATTCAAGCTAAGTATGCCAAAACCCAGATCAAGAGCGTTGTTGTTGATTTCAGCGGTGATCTTGATGAGGGAGTTGAGAGGATTAAAGAGGCTATTGAGGGATTGGATGTTGGAGTTTTGATTAACAATGTTGGGATTTCTTATCCTTATGCGAGGTTCTTTCATGAAGTTGATCAAGTGTTGttgaagaatttgattaagGTTAATGTGGAAGGTACGACGAAGGTTACCCAAGCTGTTTTGCCTGGGATGTTGAAGAGGAAAAAAGGTGCTATTGTGAATATTGGCTCAGGTGCTGCCATTGTGATCCCATCGGATCCTCTTTATTCTGTTTATGCTGCCACTAAAGC GTATATTGATCAATTCTCAAGGTCTCTCTATGTTGAATATCGGAAAAGCGGAATTGATGTGCAGTGTCAG GTTCCATTATATGTAGCAACTAAGATGGCATCGATCAAGAGATCTTCATTCTTTGTTCCATCAACCGATGTTTATGCTCGGGCAGCCGTGCGCTGGATAGGGTATGAACCTTGTTGCACACCCTACTGGCCTCATTCCTTCATCTGGGGTGTGCTGTCCATATTGCCAGAGAAACTTATCGATGCAGGCCGTCTTCAGTTTTCCATTGGGATTAGAAAGAGGGGACAACTCAAAGATGCAAGGAAAAAGGAATAG